ACATAGGAGGCGTCGATCAAGGGTGGCGAAGAGACAAGATGTGGATACAAGTATCTGAAATTCAATAGTTTGGGGCTGGAGCGCGACTGTCTGCGCACCTCAGCGCATGTACGTCGAGGAGCGTGATTCAGTAGTGTATCTAATCGACATAAATGTGATCACCCACACCGACCTGTTCCAGCCAATGCTTGCCAAATTTTGCCAATCCCGCTAGCGTTGCACCATGACCACAATGAACATATCGCTATCCGATGCCCTCAAGTCCTTCGTGGATGATCAGGTCGGCGCGGGGGGTTACAGCAGTTCGAGCGAATATGTCCGGGAGCTGATCCGCAAGGAACGGGATCGCCAGCA
The window above is part of the Deltaproteobacteria bacterium genome. Proteins encoded here:
- a CDS encoding type II toxin-antitoxin system ParD family antitoxin, translated to MTTMNISLSDALKSFVDDQVGAGGYSSSSEYVRELIRKERDRQHLRGLLLEGPASPPAVTADADYFDGLRGRVRDAGRR